In Candidatus Eremiobacterota bacterium, a genomic segment contains:
- a CDS encoding vitamin B12 dependent-methionine synthase activation domain-containing protein translates to MTDVALYEEFLEDFPIELRERSVLRYMGYPSAESTMKSPFASRIRGMLGEMIAGAPRLFTPKGIFCTAPLTVEGDSLFLCGASFTSAFLARRFRGASLAGLFAVTIGSGLERELKGLFEKGRMSEALILDSIGSEAAEQAARFVHRRIEKHLGMRLVRYSPGYNDRKTGFDWDIREQAMLFRLLAPERVGITLSRTSMMEPRKSVTAIIGPGF, encoded by the coding sequence GTGACTGACGTGGCGCTCTACGAGGAGTTTCTGGAAGATTTCCCCATTGAGCTGAGAGAGCGATCGGTCCTGAGGTATATGGGGTACCCTTCAGCGGAAAGCACCATGAAATCCCCTTTTGCGTCGCGGATTCGTGGCATGCTGGGGGAGATGATTGCCGGGGCCCCCCGGCTTTTTACCCCTAAAGGGATATTCTGCACGGCTCCGCTCACCGTCGAGGGAGACTCTCTCTTTCTGTGCGGTGCCTCATTTACCAGCGCCTTCCTGGCCCGCAGGTTCCGGGGAGCTTCCCTTGCAGGGCTTTTTGCCGTGACCATCGGCAGCGGCCTGGAGCGAGAGCTCAAAGGGCTTTTTGAAAAGGGGAGGATGTCAGAGGCGCTTATCCTTGACAGCATCGGCAGCGAAGCCGCGGAGCAGGCAGCACGCTTTGTGCACCGCCGCATTGAGAAGCATCTGGGGATGAGGCTTGTGCGCTATTCACCCGGATATAATGACCGGAAAACAGGCTTTGACTGGGATATCAGGGAGCAGGCCATGCTCTTCAGGCTTCTCGCGCCTGAAAGGGTGGGAATCACCCTTTCCAGAACTTCAATGATGGAGCCCAGGAAGTCTGTCACGGCCATTATTGGCCCGGGCTTTTGA
- a CDS encoding LptA/OstA family protein, with protein sequence MLHKTLYLTLLFVLSLLVPVFSQEPAKPPGEIRMTAEKLTYDDKKKFVRLINNVKVTYGEAVMTSARAEFNGVTKVGHFTGGVKLWQPGNVIYGDRMDAFYNEKKVLISGHVRALMEEGTAPRKGEQAPPPAKEQKSDEGTVIMTCEEIEFFWESRDGEARRNVKVWRKEKTAYADVVHYSHSASLITMTGNVRFERGPKDWMISPEAYFDLKTETFVARGGVESNVELTSAPKKPEKKATLEEERIMSPLLSPVEEEVFIREVPQQFKSEREEHIEKLPGTPLP encoded by the coding sequence ATGCTTCACAAAACGCTCTATCTCACCCTTCTATTCGTGCTCAGCCTCCTTGTGCCGGTCTTTTCGCAGGAGCCTGCAAAACCGCCCGGCGAGATACGCATGACTGCTGAAAAACTCACTTATGACGACAAGAAGAAGTTTGTGCGCCTCATCAACAATGTGAAAGTCACTTACGGAGAGGCCGTGATGACCTCTGCCAGGGCAGAATTCAACGGCGTCACAAAGGTGGGCCACTTCACCGGAGGCGTGAAGCTCTGGCAGCCAGGCAACGTGATATACGGCGACAGGATGGACGCCTTTTACAACGAAAAGAAGGTGCTCATTTCAGGCCACGTAAGGGCGCTCATGGAGGAAGGCACCGCTCCCCGGAAAGGGGAGCAGGCGCCTCCGCCGGCGAAGGAGCAGAAGAGCGACGAGGGCACCGTCATCATGACATGCGAGGAAATCGAGTTTTTCTGGGAATCAAGGGATGGAGAGGCAAGAAGGAACGTGAAAGTCTGGAGAAAGGAAAAGACCGCCTATGCCGACGTGGTTCACTACTCACACAGCGCCTCCCTCATCACCATGACAGGCAATGTAAGGTTCGAGCGCGGCCCCAAGGACTGGATGATCAGTCCCGAAGCCTATTTCGACCTGAAAACAGAGACTTTTGTCGCACGGGGCGGCGTTGAAAGCAACGTAGAGCTCACAAGCGCACCTAAAAAACCGGAAAAAAAGGCGACACTTGAAGAGGAGCGCATCATGTCACCCCTTCTCTCTCCTGTGGAGGAGGAGGTTTTCATTCGGGAAGTGCCGCAGCAATTCAAGAGCGAGAGGGAAGAGCACATAGAAAAGCTTCCCGGCACTCCCCTTCCCTGA
- the lnt gene encoding apolipoprotein N-acyltransferase has product MSRKTDLLVRILLATLSGFLLGMSFPDKGHFLFAWCALAPLLVALYGVTFRTGFFLSWLTGFLFFSTIYLWGWVFGGHVWFALSLWQGFYFGLWGGFAAWALEDEPARPARLFLPVLLFVFYEYGRSLGPLGINWGAIAYSQYEQVTLIQVAGITGMYGISFLVMLGNMVLAWLLITVMRAQKSPQGDRKTAERKKGLLSLALSFAALMTVTLAYGHLVIAGDSARKGIFPRVKVSIVQPSVDMLMKWDNRMLRWTLETLTALSAKAAQEGTSLVFWPETSVPTFIPNNTVAKEYLEHFTAWEKIYFAAGAPQAAPDGRKLNTVFLFSPQGKITAEYSKRHIVPFGEYLPFRKHLRKYSVFDRVQDFSSGDRWTLFPTPWGSFSVLICFESDFPGIARVNVRNGATFLAVLTNDAWFERSSAAVHHLGWSVFRAVENHSNVVQAANTGVSAFIDPHGKIRKKSEIYTRVVLTDDLVITPAGTFYTRHGNVFLLIAALPAFALALRRSRERQPSQAGKSKGGKEVS; this is encoded by the coding sequence ATGAGCCGAAAGACTGATTTGCTTGTGAGGATACTTCTTGCAACCCTTTCCGGTTTCCTCCTGGGAATGAGCTTCCCGGACAAGGGGCATTTCCTCTTTGCCTGGTGCGCCCTGGCTCCCCTTCTCGTGGCCCTCTATGGCGTCACTTTCAGGACCGGCTTTTTTCTCTCATGGCTTACAGGCTTCCTTTTCTTCTCGACGATATACCTCTGGGGCTGGGTCTTCGGAGGGCACGTGTGGTTCGCCCTCTCCCTGTGGCAGGGGTTTTACTTCGGGCTCTGGGGAGGCTTTGCCGCCTGGGCGCTTGAAGACGAGCCCGCCCGACCTGCCCGCCTTTTTCTCCCTGTGCTCCTCTTTGTCTTCTATGAGTACGGCCGCTCCCTGGGCCCCCTCGGCATCAACTGGGGAGCCATCGCATACTCGCAGTATGAGCAGGTTACCTTGATACAGGTGGCGGGCATCACAGGGATGTATGGCATTTCATTCCTCGTCATGCTCGGCAATATGGTGCTTGCATGGCTTCTCATCACTGTGATGAGGGCTCAAAAGTCCCCGCAGGGCGACAGGAAAACAGCCGAGCGTAAGAAAGGCCTGCTCTCCCTGGCGCTCTCCTTTGCAGCGCTTATGACAGTAACCTTGGCATACGGCCATCTTGTAATCGCCGGAGACAGCGCGCGGAAAGGCATCTTCCCCCGCGTGAAAGTGAGCATAGTGCAGCCCAGTGTTGACATGCTTATGAAATGGGACAACAGGATGCTCCGCTGGACCCTCGAGACCCTTACCGCTCTCTCCGCGAAGGCGGCACAGGAGGGAACGTCGCTTGTATTCTGGCCTGAGACATCGGTTCCCACCTTCATTCCCAACAACACCGTGGCAAAGGAATATCTCGAGCACTTCACGGCGTGGGAGAAAATCTACTTTGCAGCCGGGGCACCGCAGGCCGCTCCAGACGGAAGGAAGCTCAACACGGTCTTCCTTTTCTCGCCGCAGGGGAAAATTACTGCAGAGTACAGCAAGCGGCACATTGTGCCTTTCGGTGAATATCTTCCCTTCAGGAAACACCTCAGAAAATACTCTGTCTTTGACAGGGTCCAGGATTTCTCTTCCGGGGACCGGTGGACGCTCTTCCCCACTCCCTGGGGCTCCTTCTCGGTGCTCATCTGCTTTGAGTCCGATTTTCCCGGTATTGCAAGAGTGAATGTCAGGAACGGAGCAACATTTCTCGCGGTCCTTACCAACGACGCCTGGTTTGAGAGGAGCTCAGCGGCGGTCCATCACCTGGGATGGAGCGTCTTCCGCGCCGTGGAGAATCATTCGAACGTGGTGCAGGCTGCAAACACCGGGGTCAGCGCCTTCATAGACCCCCATGGAAAGATAAGGAAAAAATCGGAGATCTATACAAGGGTTGTCCTCACCGATGACCTCGTGATCACCCCTGCGGGAACATTTTACACGCGCCACGGAAACGTATTTCTCCTTATTGCCGCACTCCCGGCCTTCGCCCTTGCGCTCCGGCGCTCCAGGGAAAGGCAGCCTTCGCAGGCCGGAAAGAGCAAAGGAGGAAAAGAGGTCTCATAA